The genome window ATACAATTAATGAGTTAGGAAAAATGACGGATTCAAATCTTTATCTTGATTATATTCCTTCTCAAAATGAATATATTTTTTAAAAACAAGGAAATCCTTAAATTTTGTAGTAAAATAAATATATAACAGTCATTTAAGGAGGAAGATTTTTATGAAATTTGGTGCTATTGATGCTGGTGGTAAAAAATTTATTTGTGGAATAACAGATGAGCAGGGAAATACTCTTGAAAAGACTAGTTTTTTAACTGAAACTCCAGAAAAAACTATTCCTTTAGTTATTGATTTTTTTAGAAACAAGGATATTTCAGCTTTAGGTGTAGGCTGCTTTGGCCCTTTAGACTTAAATCCTAATTCTGATACATATGGATATATTACTTCTTCTCCTAAAACTGATTGGAAAAATTATAATATTTTAGGTAATTTAAAGTCAGCTTTTAATATTCCAATATTTTTAGATACTAATATGAACGTTGGAGTCTTAGGAGAAGCTATGTGGGGAGCTGGAAAAGGGTTAAAAAATACTATTTTTTTAACTATTGGAAACGGAATTGGTGGAGGAGCTATTGTTGAAGGAAAAATTGTTCATGGAATGCTTCACCCTGAAATGGGTCATATGTTTGTAAGTAGACACCCAAGAGATAAATTTGCTGGTACTTGTCCTTTTCATGGTGGAAACTGTTTAGAAGGTATGGCATCTGTTCCTGCTATTGAAAAACGTTGGGGAAAATCTTTGTCTTCTCTTCCAATTGAACATCCTGCATGGGATTTAGAAGCTTTTTATATTGCTCATGCACTTGTAAACTATATTTTAATTCTTTCACCTGAAAAAATTATACTTGGCGGAGAGGTTATGAAATATAAACAACTACTACCAATAGTGAAAAAAGCTGTTATTAAATTACTTAACGGTTATATACAAACAAATCAAATTTTTAGAGAAATTGATGACTATATAGTGCTTCCAGATTTAGGAGAAAACTCTGGTTTCTTTGGAGCTGCTGCTCTATGTATTAAAAATTTTAAATAATAAAAATTAATAAAAAACTCAAGAGGGATTCTTTTTAAATAAAGAAAACATTCTTGAGTTTTTATAATATTTAAATAAATAATCTATCTATTCATTGCCATCACAGGATCTTTTCTCACAAAATTTCTATACATATAAATTGAAATCATACAAGTTATAACTTCCACAGTAGGAAAAGCTAACCAAACTCCAGTAAGTCCATAAATCCTTCCTAAAATATAAGCCATTGGTAACAATAAAATTAGTTGCCTTAACATAGTTATTGTAAGAGAAGGAATCCCTTTCCCTATAGCTTGTAAGAAACATGAAAAGATAAAACAAATACTTCCAAAAGAGTAACTTGTTGAAATTATTCTAATTGTTCTTACTCCTATTGACATCATCTCATCAGTAGCATTAAAAAAATGTAATATTTCTTGTGGAAATAACCAAAATAACACACTTCCTAAAAAGTTAATAGCTACACAAATTATTATTGAATAGTTTAAAACATCTGACAATCTCTTTGAATTTTTAGCTCCATAACTATATCCCATAATTGGCATAGCTCCTTGTGTTACTCCACTAGTAGGCATATATATAAAAGTTTGAAGTTTAAAATATATTCCAAATAATGATACTGCCAAAGTAGATATTCCTGAAAGTATAAAGTTTATTCCCATTACTAAGAAAGATCCTATCGACATTATGAAAAAAGAAGGTATTCCTACACTATATATCTCTCTTATAATTTTATTATTCCATACAAAATCTTTTCTCTCTATTTTTATCTCTTGTTTCATAAAAAATAAAACATAAATAGAACATAGTAGTGCTGTCATTTGACCTATTATAGTAGCAATTGCAGCTCCCTTTACTCCCATAGCTGGAATACCAAAATATCCATATATTAAAATAGGATCTAATATTATATTGGTAACAGCTCCAATTATTTGTAAAAACATTGGGGCTAATGTATTTCCTGTTGCTTGCAGTATTTTTTCGATAGCAATTTGAGCTATTGTTCCTATACTTAAAAACGTCACTATATATGTATAGTCTATTCCCATTTTTAAAATATTACTTTCTTTTGTAAATAAGAGAAAAAATGGTTTGATAAATATAACTCCCAATAAAACCAAAATTAAATAATGTATTACTGATAAAGTCAATCCACTTGCTGCTGTTTTATTCGCCGTTTCTAAATCTTTTTCTCCAAGCTTTCTAGCAATATACGAATTAACTCCAACACCTGAACCCACAGCAATAGCAAGAATTAAATTCTGAATAGGAAAAGCTAAGGATACTGCAGTTAATGCTTCTGTTCCTAATTTCGCAACAAAAATAGAATCAACTATGTTATATAGAGAGTTTATAAGCATAGATATAGTTGGTGGTATAGACATTGATAATAATAGCGGCAGCATTTTATGGGTTCCCATTTTATTCTCTTGTTTTGACATATTTACCTCCTAAAATAAAAAAACACTTTTTACTGTTTTAATATATAAACTGAAAACAATAAAAAGCGTTTTTATTAAATTTTATATCTTTTATAATATCATACTCCTATAAAATATTCAATAATTTTATACAACTTTTTAGACTTCTTTTTTTAAATTTTTTTTACAGTTTTTTATATTTTTTGATATAATATAATTATAAAATTTTGAAAGTGAGGAGTTTTTATGCAATATAAAAGTAAAGATATAGCTAAAGTGTCTGTTGAAATGGCTATGAGTAGTAGAGAGGAAGAACAGGAGTTAAAAGATAAATATTCAAAAAAAGGAATAAAAACAGCTGCTGTAGATATTGGTGGAAATGTAGTAGAATCTATTCCTAAAATATTAGAGAGAACATTAGTAGCTGCAAAAAGAAATGGACTGATTTCTGAATCACATGTATATGAAGGAGCTGTAACAGGAGCTACTAGAGAAGCTATTGATCAAATTTTAGATAAATCTGTTGGTTTTAATGTAGGAGGAAAAATAGGTATAGCTAGATGCCAAGAACACTTATCTGTATGTATATTTTTAACTATTGGTATGTTTAGACTTGATGAAGTAGTTATTGGACTTGGGCACAGAGCTGTTCCTAATGAATAAATTTTATATTGACATTTAAAAAAATTTTATATATAATCAAATAAAATAAATGTAGAATAGTAGTATAGTAGTAGGAATAAAAAAATTTTGTAGGATTGTAGGATAGTAGGAAAATAAAATAAAAAAATAGTTGTAGGAATTTCTTCCTATACTTTTTCGTATATTTTGTTAATTACCTTTTTACAATTCTTGTAAAAAGGTTTTTTTATTTCCTCAAAAGGAGGAATTATGAAACAAATAGTAGGACAGGAAACAAAAAAATTCTTTGGAGTAATAGTATTTTTAATACTTAGTCTTTTAAGTTATGCCAATGAAAAAACTTTTGAAATTGGTATTTCACAATTTGCAGAACACCCAGCACTTGATGCTGTAAGAAAAGGATTTGAAGATGAATTAAAAGAGCTTGGAGTTAAAGTTAATATTGATTATAAAAATTCTCAAGGGGATACTGGAACTACTGGAATGATAGCTCAAAAATTTGTTGCAGATAAAAAAGACCTTATTTTTGCAATAGCCACTCCATCAGCTCAAGCAGCTAAACAAGCTACTGATGATATTCCAATTCTATTTAGTGCTGTTACAGACCCAGTAAGTGCTCAACTTGTAAATTCTAATGAAAAGGTTGGAGGTAATATAACAGGAACTTCAGATGCTGCCCCTATTGAAAAACAATTAGCACTTTTTAAAGAACTTAATCCAAAAGTAAAGAAAGTTGCTATTATTTACAATACAAGTGAAGCAAATTCAGAAGTTCAAATAAATACTGCTAAAAAAGTTAGTAAAAAATTAGATATCGAAATTATCCCAGTAGGTGTCAATAATATTAATGATATTCCTCAGGCAGTTAATTCTGTTATAAGAAAAGTTGATGGTTTTTATACTATTACAGATAATATAGTTGCTTCAGCTATAAACTTAATCTCAAAAGCTGCTATAAAAAACAAAAAAATAACTATTGGAGCTGAAGAAGCTCATGTCCAAGGTGGAGTATTAATGACAGATGGTCTTAGTTACTATGAACTTGGAAGACAAACAGGGGCTATGGCTAAAAAAATTTTAGTAGATAAAGTTGCTGTTCAAGATATTCCAGTTGAGATTTCTAAAAATACTAAAAAAGTTGTAAATAAAAATACATTAAATAAATTAAAATTTTCAGAAAATTCAGAAGCTTTTTCTGGAGCTACATTTATAGAATAGAAAGGAGAAAAAATGGGAGCATTACTATCTATATCACTAGAACAAGGACTTGTATTTGCAGTTCTTGCAATAGGTGTATTCATAACATATAAAATACTCGATTTTCCTGATTTATCAGTAGAAGGAACATTTCCATTTGGGGCATTTATATTTTCTAAATTTATGTTACTAGGACTAGACCCAATAAGTAGTACTTTGCTATCTTTTATCTTTGGTTCATTAGCTGGTATTTTAACTTATGCATTACATATAAAAATGAAAATAGCTCCAATATTAGCAGGAATACTTACTATGACTATTCTTTACTCTGTCAACTTAAGAGTAAATGGAAAAGCTAATATTCCTCTATATAATTACTCTTCTATTTTTGATTATGGAAATATAATTTTGATTTTGATAGTAATCGTTCTTTTAATTAAATTTCTAATGGATATGTTTCTAAAAACAGAAAGAGGATATCTATTAATTGCTACTGGAGATAATGAAACTCTTGTTAAATCCCTAGGTGTTAACTGTAATACTTACAAATTATTAGGACTTATGTTATCAAATGGAATTGTTGCTGTAAGTGGGGCTCTTATGGGACAATTACAAGGATTTGCTGATATAAATATGGGAGCTTCTATAATTGTTTCAGCTCTTGCTTCTATTATAATAGGAGATACTTTTTTAAAAAATTCAAAAAAACTAAATGGAACAACTAGAGCTATTTTAGGAGCTATTTCTTATAAAATTATAGGTGGATTAGCATTAGAAATAGGACTTGCTCCTACAGATTTAAAGGCTATCAGTGCTATTATTGTAATTCTATTTATTGGTTATAATAATCTCTCTATTTTAGAATTTATAAAAAAAGGAGGAAAAAAAGATGCTACAAATAAAAAATTTATCCAAGAGTTTTAATATTGGGACAGAGAATGAAACAACTATATTTGAAAATTTTAATTTTACAGTTAAGGATAGTGAATTTGTAGCTGTCTTAGGTTCAAATGGATGTGGAAAATCTACTCTTTTTAATCTGATAAGTGGTTCACTAGAAAATGATGGTGGCTCTATTCTTTTAGATGGAATAGATATCAGCAATCTAAAAGAAGAAAAAAGAGCTTTTGGAATTAGTAAAATACATCAAGACCCTTCTAAAGGAGTTTCTCCTTCACTTACAATTTTAGAGAATATCTCTTTAGCTAGCAAAAAATGTGAGAAATTCTCTCTTAAAAGATTGATACAAAAAAATAAGATATCTGACTTTATAACTTTATTAAAAGAAGTTGATTTAGGACTAGAAAATAAACTAGATACTCAGGTCAAATTTCTTTCTGGAGGACAAAGACAAGCTCTCTCTCTTATTATGGCAACATTGAAAAAACCTAAACTTTTACTTTTAGATGAGCATACTTCTGCCCTAGACCCTAAAACTTCTAAAGTTATTATGGAAAAAACTAAACAATTAATAAATAAACAAAGAATTACTGCTTTGATGGTATCTCATAACCTAAGAGATGCTATAAAATATGCTGATAGAATTGTTATGCTAGATAAAGGAAAAATTATTTTAGATATTCCAAGTAAAAATATAACGGAGGAAGAATTAAGTAAAATCTATACTCAAAAAATGAATAATTCTCCTATATCAATTGCCATCTAAATATTGTTAATTTAAATTTGACAAAAATATTTTATAAGTGTATGATTTATCTAAGGAATTAAAATATTAAGTAGGAGGAAATTTAAATGGCAAATTGTAGTACTTGTCCTTCAAATGGTACATGTTCTAAGGACAAAGAAAGTTGTGGAATTGTTAACAATCCATTAAATCATATAAAAAATGTAATTGGAATTATGAGTGGTAAGGGAGGAGTTGGAAAATCAACTGTTACTACTTTACTTGCAAAAGATTTAGCAAAAAGAGGATATAAAGTTGGTATATTAGATGCCGATATCACTGGACCTAGTATTCCTAGACTTATGGGAGTAACTGGACAAATGGCTATGGGAGATGGAACAAATATTGTCCCTGTAACTTCAAAAGAAGGAATAAAAATTATCTCTTTAAACTTATTACTTCAAGATGAAAGCCAACCAGTAGTATGGAGAGGTTCGCTTATTAGTAGTGCAGTAAAACAATTCTGGGAAGAAGTATTATGGGAAGACCTCGATTATCTTCTTATAGATATGCCTCCAGGAACAGGAGATGTAGCTCTTACTGTTATGCAATCTACACCTATAAATGGAATTGTAATGGTATCTGTACCTCAAGATATGGTTTCTATGATAGTTGCTAAAGCTGTAAATATGACTAAGAAATTAGATGTTCCTGTATTAGGAGTAGTTGAAAATATGAGTTATATTATATGCCCTGGTTGTGAAACTAAAATCAGTTTCCACGAAGAGTCTGGAGCTCATGATTTCTTAAAAGAGATGGGATTACCTCTTCTTGGAGAATTACCTATGACTAAAGGTTTTGCTAGAATGACTAGAGGAGAAGAATCTGCTGATTCATCAGCAATGTTTACTCCTATAACTGATAAAATTTTAACTGAAATTTCTAAATTATAATTTTTATTAAAATATTTATAAACTAAAATAAAAAAAGAAAGTTTTTTTATAGTATATTTTTACTACTCTAAAAACTTTCTTTTTTATTATAATTAATAAAACTTACTATCTTAAAGTATATTTATAAGGATTAAAAGCCACCTGAACTAGCTTAAAATTTTGTATTCCAAAAGGTATCCCTATAATTGTACAACATTGAGTTATTCCTATCAATATATGGGATATTGCTAACCATATCCCAGCAAATATTATCCATAAAAAAGCACTAATTGGTCTTGCTGGTTCTCCAAAATTGCTCTTTAACTGTACCTTTTTTCCAAACGGTGTAAGACAAGAAGTTGCCATCTCAAAACATCCTCTTGCAAAAGGTATTGTAATTATAAATATAATACAAAGTATTCCTGCTATTACCCATTCTAATGCTAAAACTAATCCACCCAAAAAAAGCCAAATAATATTTAATAATGTATTCATTTTATTCTCCTTTTTAAATATAAAATTGTCTTTAAATATTATAACATCCTATGTAAAATATTATATTACTTTTATATGTAAAAAAAGACATACATAAGTATGTCTTAATAAACTAAATGGCGGGAGTGACGAGGGTCGAACTCGCGACCTCATGCGTGACAGGCATGCGCTCTAACCAACTGAGCTACACCCCCATTATGGTGGTCTCAACAGGACTTGAACCTGTGACCCCCTGCTTGTAAGGCAGGTGCTCTCCCAACTGAGCTATGAGACCTTTTCAAGTGGTGCCCAAAGGCGGAATCGAACCACCGACACGGGGATTTTCAGTCCCCTGCTCTACCGACTGAGCTATCTGGGCATATTTTATGGCGGAAGACCAGAGATTCGAACTCTGAAGCCTTACGGCGCCGGTTTTCAAGACCGGTTCCTTACCAATTAGGATAGCCTTCCAGCCTTAGAAACACTTATTTAAATAATGGTACCCCGTAGGGGAATCGAACCCCTGTTTCCAGAGTGAAAATCTGATGTCCTTACCACTGAACGAACGGGGCAGTGGTGGATCCAGCTGGAGTCGAACCAGCGACCACTCGGTTATGAGCCGAGTGCTCTGACCAACTGAGCTATGGATCCAATTTTTTATGGCGTGTCTGAAGAGATTCGAACTCCTGACCCACGCCTTAGAAGGGCGTTGCTCTATCCAGCTGAGCTACAGACACATAAATGGTGCGNNNNNNNNNNNNNNNNNNNNNNNNNNNNNNNNNNNNNNNNNNNNNNNNNNNNNNNNNNNNNNNNNNNNNNNNNNNNNNNNNNNNNNNNNNNNNNNNNNNNTGCGCTCTAACCAACTGAGCTACACCCCCATTATGGTGGTCTCAACAGGACTTGAACCTGTGACCCCCTGCTTGTAAGGCAGGTGCTCTCCCAACTGAGCTATGAGACCTTTTAAGTGGTGCCCAAAGGCGGAATCGAACCACCGACACGGGGATTTTCAGTCCCCTGCTCTACCGACTGAGCTATCTGGGCATATTTTATGGCGGAAGATCAGAGATTCGAACTCTGAAGCCTTGCGGCGCCGGTTTTCAAGACCGGTTCCTTACCAATTAGGATAACCTTCCAACCTTAGAAACACTTATTTAAATAATGGTACCCCGTAGGGGAATCGAACCCCTGTTTCCAGAGTGAAAATCTGATGTCCTTACCACTGAACGAACGGGGCAGTGGTGGATCCAGCTGGAGTCGAACCAGCGACCACTCGGTTATGAGCCGAGTGCTCTGACCAACTGAGCTATGGATCCAATTTTTTATGGCGTGTCTGAAGAGATTCGAACTCCTGACCCACGCCTTAGAAGGGCGTTGCTCTATCCAGCTGAGCTACAGACACATAAATGGTGCGTCATACAGGATTTGAACCTGTGGCAACACGATTAAAAGTCGTGTGCTCTACCAACTGAGCTAATGACGCATCTTTGGAGCGGGAAACGAGGGTCGAACTCGCGACATTCAGCTTGGAAGGCTGACGCTCTACCAACTGAGCTATTCCCGCATATCTTATTTAATTTTTGGTGGCGGGGGAAGGATTTGAACCTGCGACCTTCGGGTTATGAGCCCGACGAGCTACCAGACTGCTCTACCCCGCGTTATAAGTGGTGCCTAGAGCCGGAATCGAACCGGCACGGTAACTAAATACCACAGGATTTTAAGTCCTGTGCGTCTACCTGTTCCGCCATCCAGGCATTTGTAAACGCTTAAAGCTATTATGGCGGGAGTGACGAGGGTCGAACTCGCGACCTCATGCGTGACAGGCATGCGCTCTAACCAACTGAGCTACACCCCCATTATGGTGGTCTCAACAGGACTTGAACCTGTGACCCCCTGCTTGTAAGGCAGGTGCTCTCCCAACTGAGCTATGAGACCTTTTAAGTGGTGCCCAAAGGCGGAATCGAACCACCGACACGGGGATTTTCAGTCCCCTGCTCTACCGACTGAGCTATCTGGGCATTATTTTATGGCGNNNNNNNNNNNNNNNNNNNNNNNNNNNNNNNNNNNNNNNNNNNNNNNNNNNNNNNNNNNNNNNNNNNNNNNNNNNNNNNNNNNNNNNNNNNNNNNNNNNNCTAATGACGCATCTTTGGAGCGGGAAACGAGGGTCGAACTCGCGACATTCAGCTTGGAAGGCTGACGCTCTACCAACTGAGCTATTCCCGCATATCTTATTTAATTTTTGGTGGCGGGGGAAGGATTTGAACCTGCGACCTTCGGGTTATGAGCCCGACGAGCTACCAGACTGCTCTACCCCGCGTTATAAGTGGTGCCTAGAGCCGGAATCGAACCGGCACGGTAACTAAATACCACAGGATTTTAAGTCCTGTGCGTCTACCTGTTCCGCCATCCAGGCATTTTGCTCAAACACTTTTGTGTTTCAGAACATATATTATATTATCATAAGTTTCATTTTATGTCAACACTTTTTTTATTTTATTTTTTATTTTTATTTCTATGCCTAATTCTTCTTTTATTTTAAAAGAAAATATCTCCCTATTAAGAAGATAAAATTCCTTTTTAGCTTTTGATAGCTTCTTTATATAACTTTCTATTTTGCTTGCATCTTTTCTCCCTAAACATTGAAAAAAAATTTCTATTCTTTTTACTCCTTTAGCTCTAGTGTATTTAGCTCCTCTTCCTTTCTCATGTTCTTCATATCTTCTTACTATATCTGTTGTTATTCCAGTATATAAACTTTCATCATTGCATCTTAATATATAAATATAATAATATTTTTTATTTTCCATATATTTATCTTACTATATTTTCACTATTTTTCATAGTTTTTTCTAAAATCATCATTTGACTTTTCTAATAAAAAATAATAATATTTAATTAAGAAATTTCATTTGGAGGATTTAATGGATAATTTCAATAGCAATCATATTAATAAAATTAAATTTATATCTTTTTCTTTAATAATTCTTATCATTTTAGGATTTATTGGCTATGTTATCTACGAAAGAGAAAATGTTTTAACTGGAATTTTAAAAATAATAACTTCTCCTGCTGTTTTAATTACTGATTTCTTAGTTATTGGTGGAATTGGTGCTGTTTTTTTAAATGCTTTTTTAATATTTATATTTAATTTTACTCTAACTAGATTATTAAAAATTGAAATAACTGGTTTAGTTATTGCTTCATTCTTTACTGTATTTGGTTTTTCCTTTTTTGGAAAAAATATTCTTAATATTCTTCCTTTCTATTTAGGTGGAATTTTATATAGTGTTTTTGAGCATATTGATTTCAAAGAAATCTTTGTTACTATATCTTTTTCAAGTGCAATGGCCCCTTTTGTAAGTGAAGTTGCTTTTAGAGTTGATACTACGGATACTTCATATATTAATGCTATTGCTTTAGGTATAATAATAGGATTTATTGCTACTCCTCTATCTAAAAAAATGGCTGGATTTCATGAGGGGTTTAATCTTTATAATTTAGGTTTTACTGGCGGAATATTAGGAGCAGTTATAACTTCTATTTTAAAATTATATAATTTCCAGATTACACCTCAAAGAATTATATCTACTGAATTTGATTTGGCTTTAAAGGTAATCTGCTCTTCAGTTTTTTTAGCTCTTATCATAATTGGTTTTTTTATAAATAATAGCTCTTTTAAAGGTTATATGGAAATTTTAAAAGATAGCGGTTTAAAGTCTGATTTTGTAAAAAAATATGGATTTGGACTTACTTTTATAAATATGGGAATCATGGGGTTTGTTGCTACAGGATTTGTAATTTTAATTGGTGAAACTTTAAATGGACCTCTTCTTGCTGGTATACTTACTGTAGTTGGTTTTTCTGCCTATGGAAAACATTTTAAAAATACTATTCCAATTTTAATAGGAGTATATATTGCAGGCTTAGGAAGCTCTACCAATGGATTTACAGTAGCATTATCCGCTCTATTTGGTACCTCATTAGCTCCTATAACTGGTGTATATGGAATTATTTGGGGAGTAATTGCTGGTTGGCTACATCTTGCTGTTGTTCAAAGTATTGGAACTGTTCATGGTGGATTAAATTTATATAATAATGGATTTTCTGCAGGTATTGTAGCAAGCATTCTTCTTCCTATCATGGATATGATAAAAGACCATAAAGATAAGGAAAGAATAAAATATTTAAAAAGAAAAAAACAACTTTATGATGCTATTACTGAACAAAGAAAAAAAATGGAAGAAATGGAAAATGATTTATAAAGGAGAATTTTTATGAAACTAGAAGATTTAAAATTTTTAAAAATTGCAGTAGAAAAACATCCAACTACACAAACAACTCTAGAGTACCTTATTAAACAAAATGCAATTGGAGCTTTAGTTGTAAATGCTAATGGAACTAAAACTTTATTAGTAAAGCAATATAGACCTGGAATAGCTGGAGAGATGTATGAGATTCCAGCTGGACTTATTGAAGAGGGAGAGTCAGCTATCTCTACTCTTTATAGGGAGCTTGAAGAAGAAACAGGATATCTTCCTGAAGATTATAATATACTTTATACTCCTAAATATCCTCTTACTGTTTCACCAGGGTATACTCAAGAAAAACTTTATCTATATGTAGTACAATTAAAAAATGATTCTATTATACCTCAAAATTTGAAATTAGATGAAGGAGAAGATTTAAGTGGAACTTGGTTCAACTTAGAAGAAGTAGAAAATATATCACAGGATATGAAAACTATATTAGCCTTACATCTTTTTAAGAGCTTATAGTATAAATAAAAAAGATGAGAGTGTTTTATAACATTCCCATCTTTTTTATTATCTTATTCCTTCTAACAAATATTTCCCATATTCACTTTGTGGACTAGAAAAGAATTCTTCTGTTTCTCTTATCTCTTGAATCTCTCCTTTATACAATACCATCACTCTATCTGAAATATTGTATACCACTCCTAAATCATGAGATATAAAAATAAACGTTGTTCCATATTCCTTATTAAATTTTTTTATTAAATCTAATATTTGCTTTTGAACTCCTAAATCCAACGAAGCTACTGGTTCATCACAAACAACAAGTTTAGGTTTTAATATCATAGCACATCCTATAACTATTCTTTGCCTTTGTCCACCACTTAACTCATTGGGATATTTATTTTCAAATTCCTCTCCTAATCCTACTTTTTCTAAAATATCTTTTACCTTTTTAGAAATTTCATTTCTATTTTTTTCTCCATTAGCCTTTAATGGTTCTGCTAATATATCCTTTACTTTCATGGCTGCATTTAGAGAACTATATGGATCTTGAAAAACCATTTGAATATCTCTTTTTTCTCTCTCGACTAGTTTTTTTCCTAAAAATAATATCTTTCCATAACTTTCTTTTTCAATACCCAAAATAATTTTCCCAATAGTTGATTTTCCTACACCAGATTGTCCTATTATAGAGAATATTTCTCCCTCTTTAACTTCAAAAGATATATTTTTTAAAACCTCTTTTTTCTCTTTAGAAAAAAAACATCCTTTTACATATTCTTTTGATAAATTTTCAACTTTTAAAATCATTCTTCACCTCTTATCCAAAGACTTTTAGAAAGATTTATTAATTTCTTTACATAAGGATGTGACTGCTCTTGAAATATCTTCTCACAGCTATTTTTTTCAACTATTTCTCCCTTATACATGACATATACTTTTTCTGCAAAATCATGTATTGATTCTAAATCATGAGATATAAACAAAATAGATACTCCAGTAGCCCTCTGTACCTCTTTAAAAAGCTTTATAACTTCTTTTTTAGTCTTAAGATCTAGTGCAGTTGTTACTTCATCTGCTATAAGCAATTCTGGACGTCCTATCAAAGCTCCTGCTATAACTACTCTTTGTCTCTCTCCTCCACTTGTTTCATGAGGATATTTTTTTAATATTTTATCAGGCTCTTTTATTCCTAATTTACTTAATAGTTGAATTACTTCAGCTTCCCACTCTTTTTCTTTTCTATAATGTCCTTCGTATATTTTTTTAATTGATGCCCTATTTTTATGGTTGGATTCAATGAAGTAAAAGCATTTTGAAATACAGCACCTATTTTACAA of Fusobacterium mortiferum ATCC 9817 contains these proteins:
- a CDS encoding GIY-YIG nuclease family protein, with protein sequence MENKKYYYIYILRCNDESLYTGITTDIVRRYEEHEKGRGAKYTRAKGVKRIEIFFQCLGRKDASKIESYIKKLSKAKKEFYLLNREIFSFKIKEELGIEIKIKNKIKKVLT
- a CDS encoding DUF1576 domain-containing protein; amino-acid sequence: MDNFNSNHINKIKFISFSLIILIILGFIGYVIYERENVLTGILKIITSPAVLITDFLVIGGIGAVFLNAFLIFIFNFTLTRLLKIEITGLVIASFFTVFGFSFFGKNILNILPFYLGGILYSVFEHIDFKEIFVTISFSSAMAPFVSEVAFRVDTTDTSYINAIALGIIIGFIATPLSKKMAGFHEGFNLYNLGFTGGILGAVITSILKLYNFQITPQRIISTEFDLALKVICSSVFLALIIIGFFINNSSFKGYMEILKDSGLKSDFVKKYGFGLTFINMGIMGFVATGFVILIGETLNGPLLAGILTVVGFSAYGKHFKNTIPILIGVYIAGLGSSTNGFTVALSALFGTSLAPITGVYGIIWGVIAGWLHLAVVQSIGTVHGGLNLYNNGFSAGIVASILLPIMDMIKDHKDKERIKYLKRKKQLYDAITEQRKKMEEMENDL
- a CDS encoding NUDIX hydrolase; translation: MKLEDLKFLKIAVEKHPTTQTTLEYLIKQNAIGALVVNANGTKTLLVKQYRPGIAGEMYEIPAGLIEEGESAISTLYRELEEETGYLPEDYNILYTPKYPLTVSPGYTQEKLYLYVVQLKNDSIIPQNLKLDEGEDLSGTWFNLEEVENISQDMKTILALHLFKSL
- a CDS encoding ABC transporter ATP-binding protein; this translates as MILKVENLSKEYVKGCFFSKEKKEVLKNISFEVKEGEIFSIIGQSGVGKSTIGKIILGIEKESYGKILFLGKKLVEREKRDIQMVFQDPYSSLNAAMKVKDILAEPLKANGEKNRNEISKKVKDILEKVGLGEEFENKYPNELSGGQRQRIVIGCAMILKPKLVVCDEPVASLDLGVQKQILDLIKKFNKEYGTTFIFISHDLGVVYNISDRVMVLYKGEIQEIRETEEFFSSPQSEYGKYLLEGIR